One Phycisphaerae bacterium RAS2 DNA window includes the following coding sequences:
- the eno gene encoding Enolase produces MNSEIVHVHGREVLDSRGNPTVEAVVVLEDGSVGQAIVPSGASTGENEAVELRDGDPKRYHKKGVLLAVENVENALAQAVLGLDATDQEEVDAAMLAADGTDTKKNLGANAILAVSLATAKAAAQSCRLPLFRYLGGCHANVLPCPMMNILNGGKHADSTVDFQEFMIQPWGAPSFREALRWGTEIFHTLGKVLKEKGYNTAVGDEGGYAPSLKSNDEAFEVIATAVEKSGYRLGEQIFFALDPACSELANEAKAADKYKFFKSNPSKVVDSVGLIEYWAEKSKQWPIRSLEDGLGENDWAGWRKLTERLGETVQLVGDDLFVTNPKFLQRGINEKCGNAILVKVNQIGTLTETMRAVQLALRNRYGAVISHRSGETEDTTIADLAVATNAGQIKTGSLSRTDRVAKYNQLLRIEEQLGEQAVFGGTLWNK; encoded by the coding sequence ATGAACAGCGAAATCGTACACGTCCACGGCCGCGAGGTTCTCGATTCTCGCGGCAACCCGACCGTCGAAGCCGTCGTCGTACTGGAAGACGGCAGCGTGGGCCAGGCCATCGTGCCCAGCGGCGCGAGCACCGGCGAGAACGAAGCCGTTGAGCTGCGCGACGGCGACCCCAAGCGATATCACAAGAAGGGCGTCCTCCTCGCGGTGGAGAATGTTGAGAACGCGCTGGCCCAGGCCGTGCTGGGGCTGGACGCGACCGATCAGGAGGAAGTCGACGCGGCGATGCTCGCGGCCGACGGCACGGACACCAAGAAGAATCTCGGCGCGAACGCGATTCTCGCGGTCTCGCTGGCGACAGCCAAAGCCGCGGCGCAGTCCTGCCGCCTGCCGCTCTTTCGCTACCTCGGCGGTTGCCACGCCAACGTGCTGCCCTGCCCGATGATGAACATCCTGAACGGCGGCAAGCACGCCGACAGCACGGTGGATTTCCAGGAGTTCATGATCCAGCCGTGGGGCGCGCCGTCGTTTCGCGAGGCGCTGCGCTGGGGCACGGAGATCTTCCACACGCTCGGCAAGGTGTTGAAGGAGAAGGGTTACAACACGGCCGTCGGCGACGAGGGCGGCTACGCCCCAAGCCTCAAAAGCAACGACGAGGCGTTCGAGGTCATCGCGACGGCTGTCGAAAAATCCGGCTACCGCCTCGGCGAGCAGATCTTCTTCGCGTTGGACCCGGCGTGCAGCGAGCTGGCGAACGAAGCCAAGGCGGCCGACAAGTACAAGTTCTTCAAGAGCAATCCGTCGAAGGTCGTCGACTCGGTCGGGCTGATTGAATACTGGGCCGAGAAATCGAAGCAGTGGCCGATTCGCTCGCTGGAAGACGGCCTCGGCGAGAACGACTGGGCCGGCTGGCGGAAGCTCACCGAGCGCCTGGGCGAAACCGTGCAGCTCGTCGGCGATGATCTCTTCGTGACGAATCCGAAGTTTCTGCAGCGCGGCATCAACGAGAAGTGCGGCAACGCGATCCTTGTGAAGGTGAATCAAATCGGCACGCTGACCGAGACGATGCGCGCCGTGCAACTGGCCCTTCGCAACAGGTACGGCGCGGTCATCAGCCACCGCAGCGGCGAGACCGAGGACACGACCATCGCCGATCTGGCCGTCGCGACGAACGCCGGGCAGATCAAGACGGGCAGCTTGTCTCGCACCGATCGCGTGGCGAAATACAACCAGCTGCTTCGAATCGAGGAACAACTCGGCGAGCAGGCCGTCTTTGGCGGCACGCTGTGGAACAAGTGA
- the flgI_2 gene encoding Flagellar P-ring protein precursor yields the protein MKMTPANNVRFPVPGFLRRIAWRRAIQSVVTTAGLITLIGAGGCAKGEWDQFIESFKNDKREQPTAMPSPAVKTKALEGTIGPLVTLDGLRLTQVRGYGLVIDLVDTGGRDGPEVVKNYITKEVRRRQEVGMPGLPAGALFEDLNSCMVEVTGLIPAAAKKGDRFDVVIRALGSEAKSLVGGRLVLCDLKLYADSPSGVIEGKTLATASGPMLVSPFDRQGLPTDKVDLRQGFVLGGGQVKEPRTVRLTLSDPSYSVAQQIVTRLNGRWGGLKQVANAISPGRVDLTIPEEFAERKRIFLEQVVHTTLNGNPALLEKRSKELAAEIVHPDAEFESIGLAWESIGKVAIDDIRELYQHPMPDTNYFAGRTGMRMGDNGGTDVVVRHAKDAQSRFRLQAIDELGYATNMHAAGEALHELTGDSNEEVRIRAYLGLRRRPHPAIARRVLDQDNLILDVIDSGGANLIYVQRLNQPVVAVFGTQMRCQPPVIFPDGQRNDKRRLLTTITAQQGDDQLTVLYKNKRTGANSPPLKVPLNVGELVAFLGDATRISESGNVQGLAVPYSEIVDILSTFTRQGSIPGRFVTEEMTREEEEGRREEERPESEY from the coding sequence ATGAAGATGACACCCGCCAACAACGTGCGATTCCCGGTCCCTGGCTTTTTGCGCCGAATTGCGTGGCGGCGCGCGATCCAATCGGTCGTGACGACTGCGGGGCTGATCACACTCATCGGCGCGGGCGGCTGCGCAAAGGGCGAGTGGGACCAGTTCATCGAGAGCTTCAAGAACGACAAGCGCGAGCAGCCGACGGCCATGCCCTCGCCGGCGGTAAAGACCAAGGCCCTGGAGGGGACGATCGGCCCACTGGTCACACTTGACGGACTGCGGCTGACACAGGTTCGCGGTTACGGCCTGGTGATCGACCTCGTCGATACGGGCGGGCGCGATGGGCCGGAAGTCGTCAAGAATTACATCACGAAGGAAGTGCGCCGGCGACAGGAGGTCGGCATGCCCGGACTGCCGGCCGGCGCGCTGTTCGAAGACTTGAACAGTTGCATGGTGGAAGTGACGGGTCTGATTCCGGCTGCGGCGAAGAAAGGCGACCGGTTTGATGTCGTGATTCGGGCACTGGGGTCGGAGGCCAAGTCGCTGGTTGGCGGGCGACTGGTGCTTTGCGATTTGAAGCTTTACGCGGATTCGCCGTCGGGGGTGATCGAAGGCAAGACGCTCGCCACCGCAAGCGGGCCGATGCTGGTCAGTCCGTTTGATCGACAGGGCCTGCCAACGGACAAAGTCGACCTGCGGCAGGGATTTGTGCTGGGCGGCGGCCAGGTGAAGGAGCCCCGCACGGTTCGGTTGACCTTGAGCGATCCGAGTTACAGCGTCGCGCAACAAATCGTGACGCGGTTGAACGGGCGCTGGGGCGGGTTGAAACAGGTGGCCAACGCCATCAGCCCCGGCCGCGTCGATTTGACCATCCCGGAAGAATTCGCCGAGCGCAAGCGCATTTTTCTGGAGCAGGTGGTTCACACGACGCTGAACGGCAACCCGGCGCTGCTGGAGAAGCGCTCAAAGGAACTGGCCGCGGAGATCGTCCATCCCGATGCGGAGTTCGAGTCGATCGGGCTGGCGTGGGAGTCGATCGGCAAGGTCGCGATCGACGACATTCGCGAGCTGTATCAGCACCCGATGCCGGATACGAATTACTTCGCCGGGCGCACCGGGATGCGCATGGGCGACAACGGCGGCACCGACGTGGTCGTGCGCCACGCGAAAGATGCACAAAGCCGGTTTCGACTTCAGGCAATCGACGAGCTGGGCTACGCGACGAACATGCACGCCGCGGGCGAAGCGCTGCACGAACTAACAGGCGACTCGAACGAGGAAGTGCGCATCCGTGCCTACCTGGGCCTGCGCCGCCGGCCGCACCCGGCCATCGCGCGGCGCGTGCTCGATCAGGACAATCTGATCCTGGATGTGATCGACAGCGGCGGGGCGAACCTGATTTACGTGCAACGATTGAATCAACCGGTCGTCGCGGTCTTCGGCACGCAGATGCGCTGCCAGCCGCCGGTGATCTTCCCCGACGGGCAGCGCAACGACAAACGTCGCCTTCTGACGACGATCACGGCGCAACAGGGTGATGATCAGTTGACGGTTCTGTACAAGAACAAGCGAACCGGGGCAAACTCGCCGCCGTTGAAAGTGCCGCTGAACGTGGGCGAACTCGTGGCGTTCCTCGGCGACGCGACCCGAATCAGCGAGAGCGGAAATGTGCAGGGTCTGGCTGTGCCTTATTCCGAAATTGTCGACATCCTTAGCACGTTCACGCGGCAGGGCAGCATCCCGGGCCGATTCGTCACCGAGGAGATGACGCGCGAGGAAGAGGAAGGACGCCGCGAGGAAGAGCGCCCCGAATCGGAGTATTGA
- the cysE gene encoding Serine acetyltransferase: MLGEFDIDDKLPTLLDRIVKSYLADARTSHIGRGYLPSTKEIIHIVELLLEVSYPGYIGRQDLSKSNISHHVGELLPRLGQRLYMQVFRSLCHQNEIEGKYDPAGSTEQAMPFDAKARELTVRLLESIPDIRAMLALDVQAAYDGDPASTNFDEIILTYPGMLAVTVYRYAHALHTLGVPVMPRTMSEWAHKQTGIDIHPGAKIGRSFFIDHGTGVVIGETADIGDNVKVYQGVTLGALSFLKDERGRMVRGYKRHPTVKDGVTMYANAIILGGDTVLGEGSTVGGSTFITASIPAGCTVVVRPPETTLRPPKQASGGGPAHDFSI, encoded by the coding sequence ATGCTCGGCGAATTTGACATCGACGATAAACTGCCCACCCTTCTCGACCGCATCGTGAAGAGCTATCTGGCCGACGCGCGCACCAGCCACATCGGCCGCGGGTATCTGCCGAGCACGAAGGAAATCATCCACATCGTCGAATTACTGCTGGAAGTTTCCTATCCCGGCTACATCGGTCGACAGGATTTGTCCAAATCGAATATCTCCCATCATGTCGGCGAGTTGCTGCCGCGACTGGGCCAGCGATTGTACATGCAGGTCTTTCGCTCACTGTGTCACCAGAACGAGATCGAGGGCAAGTACGACCCGGCCGGCAGCACCGAGCAGGCCATGCCCTTCGACGCGAAGGCCCGCGAGCTGACGGTGCGGCTGCTCGAAAGCATTCCCGACATCCGCGCGATGCTGGCGCTGGACGTGCAGGCGGCCTACGACGGCGACCCGGCGTCGACCAATTTCGACGAGATCATCCTCACTTACCCCGGTATGTTGGCAGTGACGGTCTATCGCTACGCGCACGCGCTGCACACGCTGGGCGTGCCGGTGATGCCGCGTACGATGAGCGAGTGGGCACACAAACAGACAGGGATCGACATTCACCCGGGCGCGAAGATCGGACGAAGCTTCTTCATCGACCACGGTACCGGCGTCGTCATCGGCGAGACGGCCGACATCGGCGACAACGTGAAGGTCTACCAGGGCGTGACGCTTGGGGCGCTGTCGTTCCTGAAGGATGAGCGCGGGCGAATGGTGCGCGGTTATAAGCGCCACCCGACGGTGAAGGACGGCGTGACAATGTACGCGAACGCGATCATCCTCGGCGGCGACACGGTGCTGGGCGAAGGCAGCACGGTCGGCGGTTCGACGTTTATCACCGCGAGCATCCCGGCCGGCTGCACGGTAGTGGTCCGCCCGCCGGAGACGACGCTGCGGCCGCCGAAACAGGCGTCCGGCGGCGGGCCGGCGCATGATTTTTCAATTTGA
- the purA gene encoding Adenylosuccinate synthetase, which produces MDFHSLGNTSVVGLQWGDEGKGKIVDLLTEHFDAVVRYAGGANAGHTVRVGSEKFALHLVPSGILRPGILNIIGPGVVLDIEILCGELDALRQRGIAVGDNLQISTRAHLVMPWHKKQDRLSEAGLADKKIGTTAKGIGPCYAEKMLRSGALRAGDLADGAAFREKVSRLCDERNRLFAAMYGDSEPLNAKQIADQYLELGARLAPHLRDTTLTLHDAVARGDRILFEGAQGSLLDIDHGTFPFVTSSTCMAAGVAAGAGVRPTAIRSYVGVIKAYSTRVGSGPFPTEQDNATGNLIRERGHEYGTTTGRPRRCGWFDAFATKYSVDLCGITQLAIMHLDTLGTLPEVKICTGYLHRGQPLKIFSPDVNVLNETEPVYESLAGWPGDLTSVKSHDGLPAAARAYLDRLEELLCVPITLASIGAERTATLHRGPN; this is translated from the coding sequence ATGGACTTCCACTCCCTCGGCAACACCAGCGTCGTCGGCCTTCAATGGGGCGACGAGGGCAAGGGCAAGATCGTCGATCTGCTCACCGAGCATTTCGACGCGGTCGTGCGCTATGCCGGCGGGGCCAACGCGGGCCACACCGTCCGCGTCGGCAGCGAAAAATTCGCTCTCCATCTCGTCCCCAGCGGCATCCTGCGCCCCGGCATTCTGAACATCATCGGCCCCGGCGTCGTACTCGACATCGAGATTCTCTGCGGCGAACTCGATGCCCTGCGGCAGCGCGGCATCGCCGTCGGCGACAACCTGCAAATCAGCACCCGAGCGCACCTCGTCATGCCCTGGCACAAGAAACAGGATCGCCTCTCCGAAGCCGGCCTCGCCGACAAGAAGATCGGCACGACCGCCAAGGGCATCGGCCCGTGTTACGCGGAGAAGATGCTGCGAAGCGGCGCGCTCCGCGCGGGCGATCTCGCCGATGGCGCGGCGTTTCGGGAGAAGGTCTCGCGCCTCTGCGACGAACGCAATCGACTCTTCGCCGCCATGTACGGCGACAGCGAACCGTTGAACGCGAAACAAATCGCCGACCAGTATCTCGAACTCGGCGCACGGCTCGCCCCGCACCTGCGCGACACGACGCTGACGCTGCATGACGCCGTCGCGCGCGGCGACCGCATCCTCTTCGAAGGTGCACAGGGCAGTCTGCTCGATATCGACCACGGCACGTTTCCGTTTGTCACCAGCAGCACCTGCATGGCGGCGGGCGTCGCGGCCGGCGCCGGCGTGCGACCGACGGCCATCCGCAGCTACGTCGGCGTCATCAAGGCATACTCGACGCGCGTCGGCAGCGGACCCTTCCCAACCGAGCAGGACAACGCCACGGGCAACTTGATCCGCGAGCGGGGTCACGAATACGGCACGACGACCGGCCGGCCGCGCCGCTGCGGCTGGTTCGACGCCTTTGCCACCAAGTACAGCGTCGATCTTTGCGGCATCACGCAACTGGCGATCATGCACCTCGACACGCTCGGCACGCTGCCGGAAGTGAAAATTTGCACAGGTTATCTCCATCGCGGTCAGCCGCTCAAGATTTTTTCACCGGATGTCAACGTGCTGAACGAAACCGAGCCGGTCTATGAATCGCTCGCGGGCTGGCCGGGCGACCTGACCAGCGTCAAGTCGCATGACGGTTTACCGGCGGCTGCGCGTGCGTATCTCGACCGACTGGAAGAATTGCTCTGCGTGCCGATCACACTGGCGAGCATCGGCGCCGAGCGCACGGCCACCCTGCATCGCGGGCCGAATTAG
- a CDS encoding Decaprenyl diphosphate synthase-like protein has translation MPTAEKLDPQVELGIPRERVPRHIAIIMDGNGRWAQQRGQKRVAGHEAGAENVREIVTHCARLDVQCLTLYSFSAENWSRPLDEIAHLMRLYVKYLIRERGEIMDNDIRLVQVGRREGLPDEVLHELDETAKLSANNKGMTLCLALNYGSRLEIIDAVRRLAAEVREGKRRPEDIDEAAISNALYTRGLPDPDLLIRTAGEMRVSNFLLWQISYAELYVTPVLWPDFHVKDLNDAIRDYARRDRRFGGL, from the coding sequence ATGCCCACGGCTGAAAAACTCGATCCGCAAGTCGAACTCGGCATCCCGCGCGAACGCGTGCCGCGCCACATCGCCATCATCATGGATGGCAACGGCCGCTGGGCGCAGCAACGCGGCCAGAAGCGGGTGGCGGGTCACGAGGCCGGCGCGGAAAACGTCCGCGAAATCGTCACACACTGCGCTCGGTTGGACGTTCAATGTCTGACGTTGTACAGCTTCAGCGCCGAGAACTGGTCGCGCCCGCTGGACGAGATCGCCCACCTGATGCGGTTGTATGTGAAGTACCTCATCCGCGAGCGCGGCGAAATTATGGATAACGACATACGTCTGGTGCAAGTCGGCCGCCGCGAGGGCCTGCCCGATGAAGTCCTGCACGAACTCGACGAAACGGCCAAACTCTCGGCGAACAACAAGGGCATGACGCTCTGCCTCGCGTTGAACTACGGCTCACGGCTTGAAATCATCGACGCCGTTCGCAGGCTCGCCGCCGAAGTGCGAGAGGGCAAGCGTCGCCCCGAAGACATCGACGAAGCCGCCATCTCCAACGCCCTTTACACGCGCGGCCTGCCCGACCCCGACCTGCTCATCCGCACCGCCGGCGAGATGCGCGTCAGCAATTTTCTGCTCTGGCAGATCAGCTACGCCGAGCTGTACGTCACGCCCGTGCTCTGGCCTGATTTTCACGTGAAGGATCTGAACGACGCGATCCGCGACTACGCCCGCCGCGACCGCCGATTCGGCGGACTGTGA
- the tyrS gene encoding Tyrosine--tRNA ligase has protein sequence MADLKTDFDQQFAELQRGCEHIYGDKPTELRDRLAASAKSGKPMRIKLGMDPTAPDIHLGHTVVLRKMRQFQDLGHRAVLIIGDYTARIGDPSGKTKARPMLDEETIKKNAETYFQQAGKVLDTDPAKLEIRYNSEWLSKLTFADILRLTSHMTLQQMEQRENFKLRLREGVPIILTELMYPLMQGYDSVAIDADVELGGTDQTFNNLVGRDLMAAYGKRPQMVVIMPILRGLDGHEKMSKSLGNYIGVTDSPREMFGKTMSIGDALMPEWYTLLTTLPTERIAELSDSNRTHPRDAKVLLAKTIVTTFYDAATADHEEQLWQQVMVEGGLRDDIATIKVARSECEADGTIWLPKLLKLLDMAPSTSEGRRLVQGGGVLVDQQRVDDPKATVTPADGMLVQVGKRRAARIALA, from the coding sequence GTGGCCGACTTGAAAACGGATTTTGATCAGCAATTCGCCGAGTTGCAGCGCGGCTGCGAGCACATCTACGGCGACAAGCCGACCGAGCTGCGCGACCGGCTCGCGGCGTCGGCCAAGTCCGGCAAGCCGATGCGCATCAAGCTCGGCATGGACCCGACCGCGCCGGACATTCACCTCGGGCACACGGTCGTGCTTCGCAAGATGCGTCAGTTTCAGGACCTGGGCCATCGCGCCGTGCTCATCATCGGCGATTACACCGCGCGGATCGGCGACCCGTCGGGCAAGACCAAGGCGCGGCCGATGCTCGACGAGGAGACGATCAAGAAGAACGCCGAGACGTACTTCCAGCAGGCGGGCAAAGTGCTGGACACCGATCCGGCGAAGCTGGAGATTCGCTACAACAGCGAGTGGCTTTCGAAGTTGACATTTGCCGACATCTTGCGCCTCACGAGCCACATGACGCTGCAACAAATGGAGCAGCGCGAAAACTTCAAGCTGCGCCTGCGCGAGGGCGTGCCGATCATCCTGACTGAGCTGATGTACCCGCTGATGCAGGGGTACGACTCGGTGGCGATCGACGCCGATGTGGAGCTGGGCGGCACGGATCAGACGTTCAACAATCTCGTCGGGCGCGACCTCATGGCGGCGTACGGCAAGCGGCCGCAGATGGTCGTGATCATGCCGATTCTGCGCGGGCTGGACGGGCACGAGAAGATGAGCAAGTCGCTGGGCAACTACATCGGCGTGACCGACTCGCCGAGGGAGATGTTCGGCAAGACGATGAGCATCGGCGACGCGCTGATGCCGGAGTGGTACACGCTTTTGACGACGCTGCCGACGGAGCGGATCGCGGAATTGAGTGATTCGAATCGCACGCACCCGCGCGACGCGAAAGTTTTGCTGGCTAAGACGATTGTCACGACATTTTACGACGCCGCGACCGCCGATCACGAGGAACAACTCTGGCAGCAGGTCATGGTCGAGGGTGGGCTGCGGGACGACATCGCGACGATAAAAGTCGCACGGAGCGAGTGCGAGGCCGATGGGACGATCTGGCTACCGAAGCTGTTGAAGCTTCTGGACATGGCGCCGAGCACGAGCGAGGGGCGGCGGCTGGTGCAGGGCGGCGGCGTACTGGTGGATCAGCAGCGCGTGGATGATCCCAAGGCGACGGTGACGCCGGCCGACGGGATGCTGGTTCAGGTGGGCAAGCGGCGGGCTGCGCGGATCGCGCTGGCGTAG
- a CDS encoding Sigma-70 region 2 → MTHFADSGNRTARVRGSQRASSRAAKLHPNADAPCSVRHAPGSMVSRRSTWASRTDSSTTVPLTGLSASQRALVERHSPLVHLTLRRTFGTRPDFPPERADIAQEGYLALAEAIRSHDPARHGVFASYAMARIHFAMSRYRHEYGPMIRVPFVTQRRRRDASRRAAADGRDPAIPPDRCDPSPTEFLPRVVPLNARDETPFTFQRHRTRRAMPHVSRDRVTLGDLIRQRIESAMEQAVAIESQRPQRCEADRELIRRCAAERLGIPCEELRTSLRRLAEEVGCPLVRVSRCEAALGRSVARILDQDAAFQELLRKGREVDQGWRASVEDVTVMAAPAARSAPDVDGERALPSQEPPRPAR, encoded by the coding sequence ATGACCCACTTCGCAGATTCCGGCAATCGCACCGCTCGCGTCCGAGGCAGCCAACGTGCTTCGTCGCGCGCGGCGAAACTCCACCCCAATGCCGACGCGCCGTGCAGCGTGCGCCACGCGCCGGGCTCCATGGTGTCGCGCCGTTCAACTTGGGCGAGTCGCACCGATTCCTCAACGACGGTTCCATTGACCGGTTTGAGCGCGTCGCAGCGAGCGCTCGTGGAACGGCATTCGCCACTGGTGCATTTGACGCTTAGGCGGACGTTTGGAACGCGGCCGGATTTTCCGCCGGAGCGGGCGGACATCGCCCAGGAGGGGTACCTGGCGCTGGCCGAAGCGATCCGCTCGCACGACCCGGCGCGGCATGGGGTCTTCGCCTCGTACGCCATGGCGCGGATTCATTTCGCCATGAGTCGATATCGGCACGAATACGGGCCGATGATCCGCGTTCCGTTCGTCACCCAGCGTCGGCGGCGCGATGCCTCGCGGCGCGCGGCGGCCGACGGGCGCGATCCAGCCATTCCGCCTGACCGGTGCGACCCGTCGCCGACCGAATTCCTGCCGCGCGTGGTTCCGTTGAACGCGCGAGATGAAACCCCGTTTACCTTCCAACGCCATCGGACGCGGCGGGCGATGCCGCACGTCTCGCGAGACCGCGTCACGCTCGGTGACCTGATTCGCCAGCGAATCGAATCGGCGATGGAGCAGGCCGTGGCCATTGAGTCGCAGCGGCCGCAACGATGCGAAGCCGACCGCGAGTTGATCCGCCGCTGCGCCGCCGAGCGACTCGGCATTCCATGCGAGGAATTGCGTACGTCGCTTCGTCGGCTGGCGGAGGAAGTGGGCTGCCCGCTGGTGCGCGTGAGCCGGTGCGAGGCGGCGCTGGGCCGTTCGGTCGCGCGGATTCTTGACCAGGACGCGGCGTTTCAGGAGCTGCTGCGAAAGGGGCGCGAGGTGGATCAGGGCTGGCGGGCCAGCGTCGAGGATGTCACGGTCATGGCAGCCCCGGCGGCTCGGTCCGCGCCCGACGTCGACGGCGAACGAGCGCTCCCGTCGCAAGAGCCGCCCCGCCCAGCACGATGA
- the truB gene encoding tRNA pseudouridine synthase B, with product MNLYKPRGWTSAKYVYRLRPIFGLRKVGHAGTLDPFADGVIVGCVGGATRWVERIMAMPKRYRTTLRLGVTNETFDPEKPFRDVPGAQPPTREAIDAAVAAMRGDVMQTPPDYSAMRVGGRFSYQRVKAGETVRHEPRPIRIDSIDVLAYEWPQLELDIACGRGTYIRAIARDLGTVLECGAVCELLTRTAVGPFEISASVDLTRSDPEAVRAALVTSLDALAG from the coding sequence GTGAATCTCTACAAACCGCGCGGCTGGACCAGCGCGAAGTACGTCTATCGCCTGCGGCCGATCTTCGGCCTGCGCAAGGTCGGGCACGCGGGAACACTGGACCCGTTCGCCGACGGCGTGATCGTCGGGTGTGTCGGCGGCGCGACGCGCTGGGTCGAGCGGATCATGGCCATGCCGAAGCGCTATCGCACGACGCTGCGGCTCGGTGTCACCAACGAGACATTCGATCCCGAAAAGCCCTTTCGCGACGTGCCGGGCGCGCAGCCGCCCACGCGCGAGGCGATCGACGCAGCCGTGGCGGCGATGCGCGGCGACGTGATGCAGACGCCGCCGGACTACAGCGCCATGCGCGTCGGCGGGCGATTCAGCTACCAGCGCGTGAAGGCGGGCGAAACGGTGCGGCACGAACCGCGCCCGATCCGCATCGATTCGATCGACGTGCTCGCCTACGAATGGCCGCAGCTGGAGCTGGACATCGCCTGCGGCCGGGGGACGTACATCCGGGCCATCGCGCGCGATCTTGGAACGGTTCTGGAATGCGGCGCGGTGTGTGAATTGCTGACGCGCACGGCCGTAGGTCCGTTTGAAATCAGTGCTTCGGTCGATTTGACGCGCAGCGATCCGGAAGCAGTGCGGGCAGCGCTGGTGACAAGTCTTGACGCTTTGGCCGGCTGA